The DNA region TGGGACCCCACCGGCAAGCTCCAGTCCTCCATGCCCACCGCCGGCATCGACAACTGGGACGCCGGCGGCGCCTTCGCCGAGGTCGCCCCGCTGCCCACCGGCATCGAGACCTACGCCTCCTTCTACCTCTCCATCACCCGCACCCCGCACCGCGCCGAGTTCAGCTGGAACGCCGCCGCCGGCCGGGTCGACCTCAGCTGGGACCGGGCCTGGAAGCAGACCTCCATCGACGCGGCCAAGACCATCTTCGACAAGATCAACGCCAAGGAGGGGACGATCTACCGCACGGACCTCTTCGGCGCCTACAAGATCTGGGGCGACCATCTCACGTACCACCCGCTCGGCGGCGCCGTCCTCGGCGAGGCCACCGACAACTACGGCCGGCTGCACGGCTACGACGGCCTCTACGTCATCGACGGGGCCCTCATCCCCGGCAGCACCAGCGTCAACCCGTTCGTCACCATCACGGCGCTCGCCGAACGCAACATCGAGAAGATCATCGCGACCGACCTGTGAGGGCGGGCATGAAGAGGGGCCGGCCAGGAGAACCCGGCCGGCCCCTTGTCGTACGGCCTCAGTGGGTCGGCAGCACGCACACCGTGTCGAGCCCGAGCACCCGGTTGAGCCGCCCGAACGCCAGCCACGACCCCAGGCTCATCGTCAGCTCCACGATCTCCACCTGGCTGTACGCGCCCGTCATCCGCGCCCAGAACTCCTCGTCCAGGCCGTGGTGGTCGAGCGCGTACCGCTCCGCGTACTCCGCCGCCAGGCGCGTCCGCTCGTCGAAGACCTCCGTCGTGCGCCACTGCGCGACCGCGTCCGCGAAGGACTCCTCGACCTTCTCCCCGTCCCGGTCCGTCCGCCAGTCCAGACAGAACCTGCAGCCGTTGATCTGCGCGATCCGCAGCCGCGCCGCCTCGAACTCGCGCAGCCCCAGGGTCGTGTGGGCGTACACCGACAGCGAGAAGTTCGCCGCCGCCATCCCGATCCCGGGCACCATGTCGCCCCACACGTACCCGATCGGCTCCTGCCCCTCGGGAATGTCGATGATCACCGCGTGCTCCTTCCCAGCCTGCCCACCGCCGGGCGCAACGGCACGTCCAGCGCGTCGTAGAGCCCCGGCTCCGCCTCCACCAGCCAGTCGATCGAGCCGACGAGCCGTCCCACCGCGGTCGCGTTCCCGCCCGCCGAGCGGTTCTCGCCCTCGTCCGAGGCCTCGACCGTCACCTCGATCCGCGGCCGCCCCTCCACGATCACCCGGTGCGCCCCCGAACCGTCCGGCGGCACCGGCCAGTCGGGCGCGCAGTCCGGATGGATCCGCGTCACATGCTCGATCACCAGACGCGGCTCGCCGCCGACGATCCCCTGCACCTCGAAGCGCACCGCGCCCTGGGTGCCGGCCGCGAACTCGCCCATGGTCCGGGTCCGCACCGTCGCATCGAGGGGCCGCCGCTCCAGCGTCTCCCGGATCTCGTCGAGCTCGACCCCGAGCGCCCGCGCCATCAGCCGCAGCTGCCCGCCCCACACCATCGTCGGCACCGACGGAAGCAGCATCGGCGGCTCGTACTCCATCGGCTGCCCCATGCCGACCAGGAAGCGCACCGACTCCTCCTGCTCGTACGTCGAGTAGTCGAAGATCTCCTGGCAGCGGATCGCCTCCACCGTGCTGCCCAGACCGCTCACGAGCAGCGGCAGCACGTCATTGCCCCAGCCCGGGTCCACGCCCGAGGCGAACAGCGACCCGCCGCCCTCCTTCACCGCCGCGAGCACCGGGTCCCGGAACTCGGGCGGCGCGCCCCGGTGGTCGTACAGCGGATAGAGCGACGGCGTCACCACCACGGCCCCCGCCCGGACCGCCCGGACCACGTCGGCGAGCGCCTCGTCCGGGCGCAGGTCCCCGGACGCCGCGTACACCACGGCGCCGGGGCCCTCGGCGAGCACCGCCGCGACGTCGTCCCGCGCGGCCACCCCGAGCAGGCGCCCGAGCCCGGCGAGCTCGCCCGCGTCGCGACCGACCTTGGCGGGGTTCGCGACGAGGACGGCCGAGAGCGCGAGCGCCGGATGGGCGTCGACGGCCCGGATGGCCGCGCGCCCGACATTTCCGGTTCCCCATACCACGGTCGGAATCATGCGCGGAGGGTAGCGCCGGGCGCGCGAGGTTCCCAGAGCCGCGACGGGATGGATCTGACGGAGCGTCAGTACGGTGTGCGTGTCACGATGTACGGCCCGGTGGACCCGGACACCGGATCCCGCCCGTTCACCGGATCCCGCCCTGTCACCGGATTCCGCCCGCGCACTGGGCGAAGCCGCGCGGGTCCTCCGTCGCGAGCCTGCGCAGCGCGGCCGCCGCGCGCTCCGCCGGCGGCGTCCCGTCGTCGGGCAGCTCCCAGCGGAACTGGATCCATGGCCCGTCCTCCCTCGCCGTGCCCTCGAAGGTGCCGGGCCGGTAGACGAACCACACCTCGGTGGTCTCCGGCCTGCGGGTCGGGGACATCGCGTAGCTGAGGCGGCAGTCCCAGCGGCCCAGGAGTTCCCGGCGCGCGTTCAGCTCCTCCTTGACCAGCCGCGCGGTGACGCGGGCCGACCACGACCAGCGGGTCTCCGCGCTCGCCCGGGCGACCTCCGCGTCGTACGCGACGGCGTCGAAGCGGTGCGCCGGGAGTACGGGCTCGGGCGCGCCGCCCGGGAGCAGGCTCGGCAGCCGCCAGTCGCGCCACACCACCTCGTCGCCCTCGCGCACGACCGTCACCCACAGCGCACCGCAGCAGCCCTCGGTGCACCAGGCCTCGGCCAGCTGGACCTCCCGCGGATCCTCCGTCGCCCGCAGTCGGCCGTCGCCCAGGAGGTACTCCGGGGAGTTGCCCGCGCCCCGCCCGAACACCGCGGGCACCAGCGGCTCGCCGTCGAGCAGGAAGCGGGTCTCCAGCGGGTCGCCGTCGTCCGGGTCGCGCGAGAGCACCTCGATCCGCAGCCGGCCGTCCGGCGGCGGATCCAGGAATACCCGGTCCCGGGTGTACCGCAGCCACTCCGCCCGGCGCCGTACCGCCGGGGACAGCTCTGCCTCGGCCTCCGGGCCCGGATCGGTGAACACGCCCTCCCAGGCAGGGGAGTGGAGCAGCGCCCCTAGGCCGTGTCTTCCGGATCTTGCCGGGCTCGCGGCGTCTGGCACGCACGCTCGCCGCGTTGTCGTCGGTCGCCGATGCTCCGCATGGACTCCCTCCTCCGCCTTGCGATCGCACGCACCAGACGCCGCTCCCTGATCCGGCCTGATCCGAAAGACACGGCCTGGCGCGTCCAGCAGCTGCTCGACCTGCCCGTCCCGCCACGGCAGCAGCCGGGTCGCCCCGCTGTGCAGGTCGACGGCGAGCGAGAGCAGCACGGCGGCGTGGTCGACGCCCGGCGGGAGCGCGGCGGCACGCCGGACCACGAGCTCGCAGACCTCGACCGCCTCGCGGTACGAGCGGACCTCGGCCGCGTAGTCGCGCGGGCTCGCCATCCGCACCAACAGCCGGGCCGCACGGGCGAGCAGCCGCGGGTCCACCGGCTCACGCCGCAGCAGCCCCGCGAGGCCGATCGCCTCGGCGATCCGCCGGGCGGGGGAGGGACCGACGGTGCGCAGGTCGGCCGGCAGCCCGATCAGCAGTGCCCGCACATCGCGCGCCCCGTCGGAGAGCAGCGCGTCCACGAAGGGACGCAGGCAGTCGGTCTCCCGCGTCCGGAGGTCCAGCCGGCGCAGCGCCGCGGTGCGGGGATCGAGTGGTTCCAGAGCGGTGAGCGCGAGCTCCAGGAGCCCGTCGAGATGGGTCAGGACCCGCAGCACCGGGATGTCCTCGGGCTCACCCAGCCGCCGGAGCAGCGCGAGGCCGACGCACACCGGCTTGCTCAGGGTGCCGGTGCGCACCAGACGGCGGGCCAGCGCCCGGGCCGCCGCCGGATCGTCAAGCGGCATGGACAGGACCGCGCCGACCACCGGGCCGGTGTGC from Streptomyces fradiae includes:
- a CDS encoding carboxymuconolactone decarboxylase family protein, with translation MIIDIPEGQEPIGYVWGDMVPGIGMAAANFSLSVYAHTTLGLREFEAARLRIAQINGCRFCLDWRTDRDGEKVEESFADAVAQWRTTEVFDERTRLAAEYAERYALDHHGLDEEFWARMTGAYSQVEIVELTMSLGSWLAFGRLNRVLGLDTVCVLPTH
- a CDS encoding dihydrodipicolinate reductase, with amino-acid sequence MIPTVVWGTGNVGRAAIRAVDAHPALALSAVLVANPAKVGRDAGELAGLGRLLGVAARDDVAAVLAEGPGAVVYAASGDLRPDEALADVVRAVRAGAVVVTPSLYPLYDHRGAPPEFRDPVLAAVKEGGGSLFASGVDPGWGNDVLPLLVSGLGSTVEAIRCQEIFDYSTYEQEESVRFLVGMGQPMEYEPPMLLPSVPTMVWGGQLRLMARALGVELDEIRETLERRPLDATVRTRTMGEFAAGTQGAVRFEVQGIVGGEPRLVIEHVTRIHPDCAPDWPVPPDGSGAHRVIVEGRPRIEVTVEASDEGENRSAGGNATAVGRLVGSIDWLVEAEPGLYDALDVPLRPAVGRLGRSTR